AAGTCATTGTAAGTTTATAAGGCAGGTTGATGTAAAGCTGGGGATGGTAATGAGCGAgtcataatagaaaaaaataacacaccAGCCGTTCCCACAGTGGCAATCAAGCAAGCCAAGTCATCCAAGGTGACTCATACTGTTTGACAAATTAGAGTTGAATTTCTCCCTCTTTCTGAAACCCATATTGATGAATCAGAAGTGAGCTTTTGTCATTTTAGTTTTGGATGAAAGCTTCAAAAAGTACTATTTCAGGTAATTCTATGAGCAACACTTTGCATGCCAAGCAGCACCTGAGTTCTTTCACAAAAAGGTTTACTGTAGTGCATGCTTCTTATCTCCACATATTCATGTAAACTTATATCCCGATTGTTTTTCTatgtgggaagaaaaaaaaatacaagtagaCAACAACGGTGGGACTAATATGTACAGTAGGGAAGGTTTCACGTGCAGAAAGCTGACATTAGTCCATGTTTTACGTCTCACTGAAagcttttttcctcctctttctgtttctctcttgctctctctctttccctctctctctggcttTTATCAGATATCTGCCTTTTAGTGCAGAGCAATGATAAAGCAGTCAGAGTGGCTGTGAGAAAGCACGGGTAGTCTAAAGCTCCATATCTTCAATCGGAGCACCTCCTGCCTCTTAAGAACATTAGTAAGGAAATTAAACTCTCAGAGTCTTCTTAACATCGCACCAATCTCTGTCGCTGAGCAGCTGCTCGAGCATGCCATGATCAAAATGTGACTCTGAAATCATTCCCCCTCACAGCTATTCTCTGTCGAGGTCTGGGTGATGCAGAAAGTCAGTGCCTTTAGGTCTGACTTGTACCTTGTGTGGCTCTTACTGTACACGTGACGGTTTATGTTCATTGCTTTGTCTTTTGTGGCCTTGCAGTTGTCACCAGGTTCAGAGGATGATGACGGTGAAGGGCCCGTCAGTGAAAAACTTGGTCGTATCCAGTTCAGCATAGGCTACAGCTTCCAGAACACAACCCTTACCGTCAAAGTTCTCAAGGGCCAGGACCTGCCAGCCAAGGATTTCTCCGGCACCTCGGATCCTTTTGTCAAAATCTACCTGCTGCCTGACAAGAAGCACAAGTTGGAAACCAAGGTCAAGAGGAAGAACCTCAACCCCCACTGGAATGAAACCTTCCTCTTTGAGGGTTTGTCATATTTCCAAGTTTTAAAGACCTGAAATGTAATGTTGATCTCATTGGGTTCTGTAATTTTCTCTGGGTTTAAATGTGAATCTTAAAGgggaaaattcacattttccatgtttttagacaaaaataaatctttaaaatataagtaaaaacggatttaatttttttaagtcaatttaaTAAGAATATGCCAAATAAGGTAAAGTTAATGCATACATTTTCAACCCTTTCTAGTTAGAAGAtgcagtaacactttatttggagGGGTGCGCGTCAGACTGACGTGACAGTCATGTGATGGACcgagttaaaaacaggaggagtcacaggacatattagaaaaatagggttttttattttaacccaaagattataaataacaaaagataaactgagctcataaaagaggtcaaagaaacaaaactgaactcaggcaaaaaatgtaaacaaactggctgtacaaacaaacataactgacctaacaaagaaatgacacacaggggtttatatactggctgatcagaccaattaagacacaataggggtaactaaacagaatacaactacaaataacacaaaacaaataacagtacagctaagtttggctaaactaaagacccaaaactgaaaatcaaaaatattaaactttaaatactaatatttacttaaatacaaaacttatctaaagaaagaaactacaaatcCCCCTGCCAGCAGGAACTAGTGGTTCAGTCCAATCAGCATGTAAGCCTGCTGAGCCCTGGCCCCCATCCTCTGTCTGGTAACTCCAAGGCAGGTAAGTACCggagggaaaaacaaacagaattaatcttaagcaaaccaaattaattttaagttgatataaatacatatgttaaCTAAATGTGCGcgctaacaaatagaacaaatgcattcaaatcaactaataaatgtttttattgaaactaaagtgttgtgtttgtatgaaaaatgAACTGTGCATAAAAAGAGTTACCGACATCAGAGTGTGGCCATGGATTTGGCCATCACACACTCCCCCACTTCCTGGTCTTCACTCTGGCACCGAGAAAGGTAATCAGCAGTGGTGTTGTCTTTGCCGGGGATGTAGTGAACCTTAAACCGAAATGGCTGCATAGCAAGATACCATCTGGTGATTCTCCCATTAGTGTCCTTCATCCTTTCTAGCCACTGGAGGGCTCTATGATCAGTCTGAAGGGTGAATTCTCTTCCgagcaaataatatttaaatgagtCAAGGGCCCATTTAATAGCCAAGGCTTCCTTCTCCACAGTTGCATATCGTCTCTCTCTTGGCAGCAGCTTGCGGCTGATGTAGGCAACTGGATGTTGGTCCTCTGGTGGTCCCTGCAGAAGCACTGCCCCAAGACCCCTTTCAGAAGCATCAGTTTGCAACAAAAAGTCTTTTGTAAAATCTGGTGAATGCAAAACTGGATTTTTACTCAGGGATTGGCTAATGTCCTTAAAAGCTGCAACGGCATCTGCTGTCCACTGAATTTTGGTGGGACTTCTGGAACCCGTCATGTCTGTTAGAGATGCTGCTCTAGCTGAGAAATTGGGGATGAATCTGTGGTAGAATGCAGCCATGCCTAGAAAAGATCGTAGCTGTTTCCTGGTTTGTGGGAGCGGACAGGATGCTATAGCATTGATTTTATCAACTTGAGGTTTAAGAATGCCACCTCCAATAGTGAACCCAAGATACTGTATTTCTGTCTTAGCAAGAGCACACTTTGCTGGGTTGATGGTAAGGCCTGCAGAACACAGCCGATCCAGGACCTCCTTTAGATGGTCAACATGCTCTTCCCAGGTTCTACTAAAAACCACAACATCATCAAGGTATGCACAGGTGAATGCTGAGAGCCCACAGAGTACCTGATCCATTAGTCTTTGAAATGTTGCTGGGGCCCCATGCAGACCAAATGGCAGGACTGTGAACTCGAACAATCCCCAAGGGGTGCGGAATGCTGTCAGCTCCTGGGACTGTTTGGTGAGAGGCACCTGCCAGTAGCCTTTAGACAGATCAATAGTTGTTAAATATCTTGCTTCCCCCAGGTGCTCAATGAGGTCATCAATACGTGGCATTGGGTAGGAGTCAAATTTTGATATGGAGTTGAGGTACCTGAAGTCGATGCAAAATCTTATTTTGCCATCCTTTTTCGGAACCAAAACAACTGGGTTACACCACTCACTTGTTGAAGATTGAATGATTCCTAAAGACAGCATGAGGTCCATCTCCTCCTTCAGCTCCACCCGGAAGCGTTCTGGTATCCTGTAACTCATACGCTTTATAACAGCATCCGGTTTTAGAACAAtgctgtgctccaccagagtgGTGCGACCTGGGCACTCTTGAAATATGTCAGAAGTAATAAGAGGTGTTACCTGAGACTGTTGCTCACTGGTGAGATGGCTTAGGTCCAGCACAGAGGATGTTACTGAAGGCAAATAGTCATTaacttcttcctcctcatccacTCTGTGAATAAGCAACACTTCTGTTTCATTCTCCTTCCGTGGAACCCACTCCTTGAGAAGATTAACATGGAGCACTCGACTCCCTCGTTGGAAACCTGGTGTGGAGACTTGGTAGGTAGTAGGTCCAGTTTTCCTCAGTACTTCAAAGGGTCCCTGCCACTTTGCAAGCAACTTGCTGTCAGAAGTTGGCAACATAACCAAAACCTTTTGACCAGAAACAAAACTTCTGTGGCGAGCTTTTTTATCAAACCAAACCTTTTGATATTTCTGTGCAGCTGCCATGTGACTCTGAGCTAACTCACTCATCTGCTGCAGTTTATCCCTCATATGGAGgacaaatgaaataatattaacAGGATCCTCTTTACTTTGGTCTCCCTCCCATGCATCTCTCAGCAGGGTCAGAGGGCCCCTCACATCATGGCCATAAAGGAGCTCAAATGGGGAGAAACCTGTGGAAGCCTGAGGAACCTCCCTGTAGGCAAAAAGGAGGTATGGCAACCACTGATCCCAATCAGAGCCTGTATCATTAACAAACTTACGaagcatttgttttaaagtttgattaaaacgcTCCGTCAGGCCATCCGTCTGTGGGTGGTATGGTGTCGTCCTCATGCTCCTGATGCCCAACAGCTTGTAGACCTGTTTCAATAGTGTGGACATAAAGTTAGTGCCTTGATCAGTTAGAATTTCCTGTGGAAATCCAACCCTTGAGAAAAGTTGAATCAGTGAGGAAGCTACATGTTTTGCTTTAACAGTCTTTAATGGAAAAACTTCAGGATATCTGGTCGCATAGTCTGTAATGACTAGCATAAAGCGATTTCcagatttacttttttccacAGGGCCAACTATGTCCATCCCAAGACGTAGAAAAGGTGTGCCAATGATGGGCAGGGGTTGAAGTGGTGCTTTGGTAGGGACTCTAATTGAGGTTTTCTGACACTCAGGGCAGCTTCtgcaaaataaagcaacatcTGATCTCAAACCAGGCCAGAAAAAATACCGCTTAATGCGAGCAGTGGTCTTATACTTCCCAAGGTGGCCAGCCCAGGGAATAGAGTGTCCCAAAGTCAGCACTGTCTCACGAGCCTCCTTAGGGACAACTAACTGCTTAAACTGGCCATGTTGATGGTATAAAATGCCATCCTGCAGTATATACTGCTCTTTATTTGTGTCAGACCCTACAGAGGCCTCCCCCCTAGCCTTCAGCAACAGGGCAGACAAAGTTGGATCATTCTGCTGCATTTGTCTGATGTTTGTGGGTATTGAAAAACCCAGTGGCATATCTGGAGCCACTTCAACTGAAGTCTCACCCAGTGCATGTTGAAATTTCTCCCGCCTTCTTTGACTGCGTGGCTTCCGTGATTTCCCAGGTTCTGTCTGCAGCTCAGCCTCAAAAAAGGGTAAAGCACTGAGTGTTGCAAAATGCTCATCTTGATTTTTAGCTTGGGACCTGGTTACAGCCACATTACAGCTCTGCACATCCctcaataaatcataaataacaGGCAGATCCTCCCCAAGAACTACAGGATAGGGTAGGTTATCAGCTACCCCAACCTTCAACAAATAGGGAGCCCCCTGCACCTCAACAAACATATCAGCAGTGGGGTATGATTTCTCATCACCATGTATACAGCAAACTGATATTGTTTCAGAAGGGCATATACAATTAGTTGGCACATGGTTCTTGTGCACTAGAGTCTGTGTGCTGCCAGTATCTATTAAAGCATTCATTTCATGTCCAGCAATCTTCACTAGGATGATTTTATTTGACTGCTTTATTTCAGGTTTAATACCCATATTCTGGTGAGGcacaaaacacatttgagtTAGCTTACTTTGATTCTTGGGGCACATGGGCTTGGTGTGACCTTCTTGTCCACAGAGGTAACACACTGGTGGTCTTTTTCCTGTCTTGAAAGGCtgattttctcttaaaaaaggCTTACCCACACCTGTTGGTAGCTTTTGATGAGGCTGAGAGGGTTGTAGCCGACGTGAGTCTTTAGCAGCTCTCCATGCACTGTTGCTCCAAGGCTGACTCCTACTTCTGGCAGCTACAAACACATCCGCCAGAGTAGCAGCTTCTGCAGCAGACTTTGGATTGTGCTCCTTGATCCAGACCTGAAGCTCAGGACACAGCATTCTCAAAAATTGTTCCAGAATAATCAATTCACCAActtgtttcacagttttatCTTTAGGCTGAATCCACTTCTCATAAAGTTCTTTGAGTCTTGAATACAATTCCTTTGGACTCTCATCAAGACTATCAAGGCAGCGAAATCTTTGTCGGTACGTTTCTGGATTTAtatcatatttttgtaaaatggcAGCTTTTACCTTTTCATATTCCAGGGAATCATCCACATCCATGTTAACATAGGCGCTGCGAGCCTTACCCGTCAGAAGAGGAATGAGATGAAAAATCCAGTCCAACTTTGGCCAACGATAAGCAGCTGCAATTCTCTCAAAAGTGGTCAGAAAGTGTTCAATATCATCTTCAACAgttaatttttctaatttaggATGATGAATGTGCACAGACTGACCCATTGAGCTGGAAGCTGAATCCTCAGGTTGAGATGTTGCTTGAATCTGATGATCAGTTTGAATTTCAACAGGCTGTGGATCAATTGATGTGGGCTCAGGGGGCGGGGTTGTCCTGGCATGCATTTCCATTTGCAAAAGCCGAAACTGGTGTTGCAAACACTTGAAGCGCTGTTCTTGCTGTGCAGAAACCTCTCTCTGCTTTTTCTCCCGAACTTCCTGTTGTCCCATGAAGGCCTGAAGAATTCCAGCAATATCATGCAGAGTTGGTTCTCTGGTCTCATCATGCTCAGtgtctccagctgctgctgaagctcCTCCTTCCATTTCCTCCCTCTCTGACTGCTGGGAAACCTCTTTGGTCTCAaccttgtttccttttcttgggCGCACACCATTCTGCATGGCTCAAAAATTTGTTGGAGGgggttagtaaaaaaaaaaattactcacaaaaatcaaaaaatagaaaaaaaatcctgcctCCTCAACTCAAAATCCTCACTTCTGACACCACATGTGATGGACcgagttaaaaacaggaggagtcacaggacatattagaaaaatagggttttttattttaacccaaagattataaataacaaaagataaactgagctcataaaagaggtcaaagaaacaaaactgaactcaggcaaaaaatgtaaacaaactggctgtacaaacaaacataactgacctaacaaagaaatgacacacaggggtttatatactggctgatcagaccaattaagacacaataggggtaactaaacagaatacaactacaaataacacaaaacaaataacagtacagctaagtttggctaaactaaagacccaaaactgaaaatcaaaaatattaaactttaaatactaatatttacttaaatacaaaacttatctaaagaaagaaactacaaatcCCCCTGCCAGCAGGAACTAGTGGTTCAGTCCAATCAGCATGTAAGCCTGCTGAGCCCTGGCCCCCATCCTCTGTCTGGTAACTCCAAGGCAGGTAAGTACCggagggaaaaacaaacagaattaatcttaagcaaaccaaattaattttaagttgatataaatacatatgttaaCTAAATGTGCGcgctaacaaatagaacaaatgcattcaaatcaactaataaatgtttttattgaaactaaagtgttgtgtttgtatgaaaaatgAACTGTGCATAAAAAGAGTTACCGACATCAGAGTGTGGCCATGGATTTGGCCATCACAAGTCATAAATATGATATAACACCTGTTATGTACAtaaaggagtcttcatgaatctTTGACTCTTGTCATGAAGtatcatttggtaaataatgacactttaatgcaaagttgtactAAAACTTGTATGAAAAGTCCAGTAAAAGTGTCAaccttgcattaaaagtgtcattatttacagaatgaaaCTTCAAGACAACATTCATAACCATTCATGAAGACTCTTCACGTTCATAACAGGTATTATGTCATGCTTATGACATTATTatatcagtcttatgcacacctcTTCATAATACAATATTATCGAAGATGATTTTTTTGATTATAATCTGTACTGTGGCTATGTGAATATGTCTCCATCAAGCTGTAATATATTTCCATTCTTGCAGCTCAAACTCTCTCAAGTTGTAAAACTCTAAATCTCTATTCATGTCTACTAACAAATTCCTGACTAGACTGATATCTGGGCTTTGACTTGGTCACTCCTTAACATTAACTTTGCTTTTTATGAACcatttttttgtgaagttttgCGTCATACTTGAGGTTGCTTTTCTAGTTTGGTTATAAACTCAGATCACATGAACTTACAATTTTTCTCGGTTTATCCCTTGTGCCGTTGGCCGAATTCCAGACTAGATTTGTACACTCtttagaaatgtctttttttcttatttgacaTTCTTTGACATTCTGCCATGCAGTTTTGATTTGTAAGAAACcatggaaaacatttcttaaagcaCACTCTCTTCTCTCTGAGCACTGGAACCTTTAACTCCCTCAGATTAGACGTAGATGTGTCTATGGCTTCTCGAACCAGCCTTCTTTTCCTGGTCACTCACTTTGTAAGGACAGCCAGCTCTAAATAGATCTAGACAAGTCCCAAACTCcttccattttttaaaagattaatttagcTCAACTCTGTGGGATGTACATTGAGTTAGAAGTGATTTTTTCAGACTTATAGTTTCCCATTAAATAGCTATGcaagtttgtttaaaaagtaataaaacttaccaatcattttgtctttgagagcagttaaatatttgatttttgagatttcttttttaattgtacAAGTGCAATGAGATGGATCAAATCACACTTTTGTGATTAGACTGAGTCactgttgaaatataaaaaatatattcatcttAATTTTGGGTAATTTTATACCCTACATTgagtttttattagatttttttctcaattttctgCTCTTTTATCTCAGGTAATTTCATCTGCAACATTTTACTTCAGCGACAGTTTTCTACCTGATTAAACAAtcaaaatccttaaaattaCAAAGATAAATGAAATGCTCTTGTAGAGTAAGTGGATTGTTTGAGCATAGAGTTTTGAAATGAGCATAATTTTTGCTGttaatactgattttttttttttatcagtgttcgtgtattggggggggggaaatggcAGAAATACATACATACTTTACTGTAACCTCTGtatcaaacaacaacaaaactgacAATGAATTCATGTTTAcagaaaacattataaaaaagTTAATCTGTTTTAGTTATTATATAAACTGTAGGAATAGTTATTGTTTGAGAGGAGCCTTTTGTGTGAATATGTCACAGTTGTgttaaaatgtacttatttaatttttcttacaCCATAAACAATAGCAACCTCAATCctatatattttaaacagtcTGAATGTATAACTAAGAAGCTGGCATTGTgaatagaaatgtaaatattgtgtTAATTTTCCACCTGTTAAGACACTGCAGTTTTCAGACCATAAAACTggtttctttgctttttttcatcaAGTAATACAGAGATAAAGCTAATTTGCAGCAAGCTTGGCAGATTCCACAAAGACCTGTTTCTCGATTGAAAAGGAGCTTTGTGTTAGTTGTGTGAAAACTCAATACCAAAGTGTGAAATTAGACcaagttttttattgattagACCTCCAGCCTAGAAACAGCAGACCAATATTCTGTCTTGCtgtaataataatcatcatctTGTAAGCTGCCGAGGCTGTTTGTCATCGGCAAAGACAAAAgtgcttttttcttcttgtaaGGAACAggtttttatgacttttgagATGGGCTGACAAAATAGGGTGGAATATTCTCAAACCTTTTCCATACCTACAGCCCTTTAAGCTTGTATGCGATTAGTTTTGTGACAGCAGTACAGCTTATGCTCCACGCGTTGGCATTTTTGTCATATTCTTCCCTGGAAGCATGTTGCACATTACTGTTCCCTCTGTACTGTCAGGAACATGCTTTTCGCAATCTGCCACTTAGCTGTGCCTCTCCGCCCACAGTGTTATCTACTTCCTGTGTCTGCTTTAGGCTTCCCTTACGAGAAGGTGAGAGAACGCACTCTCTACCTCCAGGTGTTGGACTACGACCGCTTCAGCAGGAACGACCCCATCGGAGAGGTGTCAATCCCCCTGAACAAGGTGGAACTGGGCCAGCTGAAGACCTTCTGGAAGGAGCTTAAGCCCTGCAGTGATGGCAGTGTAAGAGGGCCGTTAAACAGAACTACGGCTGATGCTCACTTTTAATCCCAGTGTAATTTGTTAAAGCAAGTGTGACACGTTTGGTCGCAGCCTTCATCATGTTTGATGTGATTTTTGGGTGAGCAATGATCATAACTAAGCCAGCCCGGTCACTGGACCATCTGTATTTGGCACATGGAGTTAGAGCAGAAAGGGCAGTGATGTAACATTGCACAACGAGGCAGTGAGTAATCTGGAGTTTGATATCCCCTGATGAAATCTGATCTTAGACCGGATGATTCACACTccattgttttttgggggggttttttgtgtgtgttcgtTTTTGCAGGGGAGACGAGGCGACCTGCTGGTGTCTCTCTGCTATAATCCCACTGCCAACACCATCACTGTGAACATCATCAAAGCACGCCACCTTAAAGCCATGGATATCGGGGGCACCTCGGGTAAaatctttgctttgtttgtcCCAGTCTTAAATCTATGTTTTTCAGTTTGGCGCCTTTGCCTTGACTTTCAAAGTTTTGaggttttaatttgaatttgtaGTACAAGGTACTTACTGACCCGTCAACACAGAAGGAAGAGTACCTTGCTAAGAAtttctttacactttttttcatattacagTGGCAAAAGGTCTCCTCACTTTTAgtactaataaaataaatcgaGCGCTTTTACAGAATTGTTCATATCACAGAAAGTACTTTCGGTGCGCACCAATGTTTTCACATTAAGTGACCGAGGAAGTCAGCATTAGTCTTTACTCTTTGCACAGCAGGACTGAAGAATGATCACTGAGCTGCAGCTCTTTCTGTCTTTATAAATttacagacttttatttgtcaaaagTCTATAATTCCCAGAATTCGTTTCTTTACATCTTCATAATAATGCcgtgctttgtgttggtctgtcacgtaaaattccaataaaatgcactgaaggttgtaatttgacaaaatgtggacaAATTCAAGGCATTTGAATACTTTGGTACTCTGGTCACTGTCGTCTGTTCATAGTCACAGCAGAAAGGTGACATTACATCAAGCATATCTTTTGACCTCTATCTGCCTGTATATCTATGATGATCTTGAACCTCCTAGCTAAATGTGCATCAGCGCATTCTGGTCTcttctggttaaaaaaaaagtatccaGTCCTGCTGTGACACACTTTCTGTACAattgtttttttggtaaaattagAGTTTCCTGCAGTTACTATTACCAGATATAAAATTGCTCCAGAATTTGCTGTATGAATCCCAAGCCCCATTTCCATAAATACTTCCTCATTTGTATGTTTGCTAGCTCAGGGAATAGGTTGACCTTGAGCTCAATCGAGGTCTCTGCTTCCCTGCTGCCTTTCCTGTCTATAACAATCAAGAGGGTAATTGCAAAGCTGAccctgaaagcaaaaaaaagagtaaaaaaaacatccatagGCATTTTCTTAGTTACCCTTGCGAAAACTTGAGCTCTTTTATGTCCTTTCTGCAGACCCTTACGTAAAGGTGTGGCTCATGCACAAGGACAAGCGTGttgagaagaagaagacgcCGGTGATAAAGCGCTGTCTGAATCCAGTTTTCAACGAGTCCTTCCCCTTTGATGTCCCTGCCCATGTGCTGAGGGAGACTACCATCATCATCACCGTCATGGACAAGGACAGGCTTAGCCGTAACGATGTTATTGGCAAGGTAATTTATGACATAAGCTTCTGCTGTGAGTCTGCAGAGATTTTTAGATAGGTGTCATGGGTTAGCTTGGTGTGTTGAAGAGTCGTAGAGTCAACAGTGCTTGTGGGCcaagaaagtaaaaacaaactaaagacaAATTAAGCAGaatgacttattttattttaattttttttataggaaaGGAATATTATTCAGTATAGTTCCAAAACTTAAgagattttgcatgtttgctcaAATTGTCCTGTTGTTAGACAAATCTGGTCTAAtaacaggatttgggtcactttctttcaaactgCCTGCTGGATTTAGCAAAGCTtaattgaattcaataaaatctgatttggtTGCAGTGAGTTGACTTTTCAATCAAAGTCTCTGGATAGACACGGTTCTGCTTATTATAAAAGCTTGGTTATGAAAAGATAAATACTTTGGATTGTACTTTCTGCAAATCATCAATTGCCTGTGTGGGAGGGGTCAAATTTCTGCAAGCAGGGTGGCTGAAAAGTGTAGAGGGACAGTTTCAAAGAAACACCAACGTTGACCGCAAGGCCAAAGTTTCACTTTGCACATCCTGAAGCTATTTCTTCCTTAGACAAGCCACACTTACAGGCTCAAATATCCAGTTGATGTTAAAATTACCTTAAGTCACTAGATGGGGCCTTCTACTGCTGTTAATGGTTCAATTTTGGTCTGAGTTAGGCAAATGTCACCCGTTGTGAACTTGAGCAAACAGGTTTTGTCATGACAACCATGCCACTTTTAAGCAATTTGAACAATTCTATTGAACAACACCAACCAGCTGTCTGATCCTATGTGTATGAGTTAGCATTAAGCTTGCATTAAGATACTTAAAAACTTACAGAAAATTTAGAGTAAAAGCTACAACTCTCTCCTTTGTTTGAATACTGACTATTTCAACCTCTAGCTTCATTAATTTAGGTAACAATGGCATTAATAATGCTATGCCTATTAGTAATACAACCTGTGAGTGAACAGTGACAGCTATTACTGCTTCACCTCACTGTTTTTTGACTTATTTCTGTTCTTTAGCATTAACTGATACCAAATACCAACACACGTAAAAACATATTGACTTGGAAGAGATGGACCATacatctttacattttttttatgtcctcAGTAGTTTACAAATTTTCATGAAGTGTGCATAATTGTTTCTTTCCCCTCTCTCAGATCTACCTATCGTGGAAGAGCGGGCCAGCAGAAGTAAAGCATTGGAAGGACATGCTCGCTCGGCCGCGTACTAACGTCGCCCAGTGGCACGCTCTTAAGGCCTGATCGCACCACCCAGCTTCCTCCATGGCCACTTCCCGTCTCCTACTTCCCACCCCTCTTTTCTCTCCCCTACTCCCGCTCCCGTCCTTATGCACAAGACTGACTTGCTGCCAGGCTGCGAAACACGGGTACAATTAGCCATCTGCTCTCTTAAACCTTTAAACTCTtctctattttcttttagaatCTCAATTTCCTCTTCCACTTCTCTCTGAATTTCTCTCCCCTTGAGCTGTTGTATGTTTTTTCTGTGTCGCCACTTTGCCAATAGTCCCCCTGTTTCTGACTGTCTGTATGTCTGTCTTTCTGTCCTTATGCAATCGGCCCATGGAGGTCTAATGATCTGTTTATTTGTCGCTGCAGTCCCTGACCAGTTAAACAAGTTGGTATCTTAGAGAATCATAATAATTTGAACTCATTTAATATTGTCGTATAAATAGTACAGTTATACAATATAATACATAAGGCACTGTATGAACATACAAGTGGATGTCAATAAATTACAACACCATTGTATTGTTAATTTAGTGATTCAgctcaaaaagtgaaactcactGCATACCAAGTCAGTAAACTAGAGTATTATATATTTCCAGTCGTTATGTCTGTTAATTTCGATGACTGTGATGTACAGCTAATATGAACCCCAAATTCAGTTTCTCGTAGAAGTAGGTTATTACATAAG
Above is a window of Xiphophorus hellerii strain 12219 chromosome 2, Xiphophorus_hellerii-4.1, whole genome shotgun sequence DNA encoding:
- the LOC116732196 gene encoding synaptotagmin-7-like isoform X3, producing the protein MVTEGVKAGKWQTVQSHMQSGGLRPTNFGDPVLSYASTLEHIPSRPRTLLRQQSLQQPLIHPPGPGLSHPPTTSQSLGQLHTGPGQPGGGGGAGRGDGGSNSGEGGGAGTRGSGRGARGSSAGAASSRYRGGGAGGRSRGNPGSWDYMMDQMKNRGLDVKSFLEGKLVVLALAIGVAEQDDFANIPDLQETAQAAPPANQEPPPEKRGNKPANSPKGHPPDADGHSSVTDLANSLTGDMVMLSPGSEDDDGEGPVSEKLGRIQFSIGYSFQNTTLTVKVLKGQDLPAKDFSGTSDPFVKIYLLPDKKHKLETKVKRKNLNPHWNETFLFEGFPYEKVRERTLYLQVLDYDRFSRNDPIGEVSIPLNKVELGQLKTFWKELKPCSDGSGRRGDLLVSLCYNPTANTITVNIIKARHLKAMDIGGTSDPYVKVWLMHKDKRVEKKKTPVIKRCLNPVFNESFPFDVPAHVLRETTIIITVMDKDRLSRNDVIGKIYLSWKSGPAEVKHWKDMLARPRTNVAQWHALKA